GTTAATGATCCATCTATACAGTAAATCTGTACCGCAATCGTGTGGGTGGGGTATCAGTATCTAATCAGTCATCTCATTAAAGTGATAAGCAGCTTGATAGGTAACGCGGGGGACATATCAGCTACGTTGCGTGCGTGATAGCACTGGATATTCCCATACGTAAACAATTactacagaataaataataatactacAGTACAGAAAGAACACTTCCTACAAAACCGAAGTTTGACAGCGGTTCTTGGTCGAATCGCATTGTCGATTTCATAGGCATGGCACTATCACTTTCGACTATTTATATTCAGGATTGTGAGGGTTGTCAAAAAACAAGTCATTAGCTTATATCTGTGGTAGCGCACGCATAGGGACGTCAAGATGTTCATCAACTGCTACGTATCACCCGAACGGGACAGTGTCCGAGCACTGGTAATACCTAAGTAAGTTGGCAGCGATTTTGGTACCTCGCCTGTGCAAGTCAGTCACAAGTTTGTCAAGTCCAGTCAGAAGTTTGTTGTTTAAAACAACACGCATCGACGGGAGTGACAATATCGCTACTTAGCATGGTGTGATTGAAGAAGGACAAAGTGAATAGTTTAGTATCACTTCggtatttatttaatagtgAGGTCTGGAAAAAATATACGCTCGTACGTTAATGGCATATCAAATGTAGTgctgttataaaataaaacatccgTCGCTATATGCTAATTAAGCGGACTATTTTTGTATTGATTTGGATAAAGTCAGCCTGCAGCCATTATAAACTTCGTATCTTTCATAcatatttgatattaatgatCGAAATGGACTTCACGTGAAAATGTGTAAGATACACCAGTTTTTTCAAATGTAGAACGACTATATAGACCCAATTTCAAAGTGATTACCTACATCCTACAACCATTTTGTCTTGTTTTTTATACGAGTATGCTGACCTGAGGCGCCATGTATCTCTTGGTGCCGACGCGGTTGGTCAACGGCACGTCATCACACGGCAATCGCTGGACACGCTGTGTCGCACCGCCAACCCCAGGTCTCCGATCACACAGGTGAGGTTGCTCTTTACTAGAACGTTCTTGAGCGACTATAAGTAGATCCTATTGTGACAAGAAGATCCTACAATCATCTACTGTGTATTCCTTACCTCAGGCGCCATGTATCTCTTGGTGCCGACGCGGTTAGTCGACGGCACGTCCACTGAGTCACTAGATACGTTGTGTCGCACCGCCAACCCCAGGTCTCCGATCACACAGGTGAGGTTGCTCTTCACTAGGATGTTCTTCGATTTGAGATCACGGTGGGCGATCGCTGGCTTGCCTGTGCATAGAATAGAAggttataaaaaatatagtaactaCGTTGTATtgacaaattatttaaatttctgtatcAAACTGCAAAATTAATGACTTCACCAATAAAGTGACCATGCAACGATTTAGACGGACTTGTTAAAGTAAAAGTTACTAACAATAGTGACAATCAATGATGTCGTCGATGGCGTCATGTCTATAAGCTGACAAGatatatatatgtcggagaatgaccaaaatgcggtttaagatacgttttatgacgctatatttgacaaatagagcaaacaagggttttacaaTATTCTTTCgatgtcggatcgtgggcgtatcatactagaaccgttgtcaggacccgttgtagttgtttatgaaggcttttcaatgaaataccatgtccatatcacagaatttacttcacaaaatcgattacacattaaaacacgttatagattacatcccgcctattatttcgagcaaactgccggattagaccgaagaatctccaacaacgccagcactcctcaaccattttGCCTGCAGCTCGATCGGTagcctccaatcatctgttcatcatctgtttttcAATTCTATTCTTTTAGACAGTAGCGTCCTCTgtgacgttttggcagaactcagtcgaataccagccaggttgtacaaagttgtaaaacccttgtttgctctatttgtcaaatattgcgtcataaaacgtatcttaaatcgcattttggtcattctccgacattatatatatatatatatatgactaCTCGCCATGTCGCggaattttattagaactattttgttcatactatactgaactgtcaccgcatacatcagaataacagcgccctcttgacaatagtcatacaTTTGTGGTCAGGCTTTAGTATCGAGTACTGTCACCTTTAGTGCCAACGATGTCCATGTGCAGATGCGCCAGGCCTGTGGCGACGCTAAGCGCCATTTTGACGAGCGTGGCCGAGTCGATGGTGCGCGCCGTCAGGAAGTCGAACAGCGAGCCGTTCTCGTGGTAGTCCGTGATCAGCCACAGTTGTGTCCATGTGCCGTTGTCTGGACAAATAAAGTCGAGCCATTGATATCATTACTTCTTCTTCATTGACATTTTTATTTGAATGTTTGATCGAACGACTTTTGAAGGTTAATataagttattattattttataacataTGACACTACTCGCATTCAAGGAAAGTTTACAATACCTACAGTAGCATTGAGTAATAAAATAGCATTATACTAGTACTATACTTCCGTGTTAATATCAGAGgaaatttaataaatgaaacaatAATACAACAATGACAATTACATATTATGAATGAAATGATCCTATTACAATCCTAAGACTTAATAAATTAAGTCATTGTCAAAAGTGTTTCCAGCGGGATATAAAGTGCAGCTGGAAATCAAAATATTGCTGTCTGCCTATTTCTCAGGGTGCCTTACCTTTATTATCAGCTGCGATGAACCCTAGAATGTTCTCATGACGCAGAATGACGAGGAAATATCTTGACGGCGACGTCGCCCCGCCACACCTGACcgaaaccaggggcggctcactccgcgatcctttcgccccgctacaagtacatgccggcggccgcgagttcgcggcccgttcagtggcgacgaccttcgcgcagcgcaatagaattcaatgtcgtctgcacgcgtgcggtccgtttgttactgtaggtaagaatttagaatggcggcgttttgtgaacatcaaaggagtgagccttctgtacttgtactattatatattctgtgccgaaACGGCCCTTGCCTATGATGTCCACGAGCTGGATATGGACGGAGTAAGAAAGTTTTATCATGTGGCGACGTTACCTTTATTATCAGCGGCGATGAACCCGAGTATGTTCTCATGGCGCAACATGACAGTCTGGTATATCTCTGCCTCGCGGAACCAGGAGCACTCCTCGCGCGAGGAGAATATCTTGACGGCGACATTCTCGCCCCGCCAGCGGCCGCGCCACACCTCGCCGAAACGGCCCTTGCCTATGATGTCCACTAGTTGGATCTGGCGGGCGATGGAACGTTGCACCAGTAATGGGAGACCTAGATAATCGAATTCTGTTAGTGTTGTCAAACTGACAAAATACAGATATCAGTTACAAAGTTACACAGTCTTGATTGATCTTTCTTGCTTGTGACAGTCTAAACACATACATGTAcattaaaaaattacaattttagcTGAGGATCAAAATGCATGGCCTTAACCGGACATAATATCACGGGTACTCTGACTCAATCACAGGTACTCTGACAGTTTTTATTTTAGAGCTACAAGATTGTCTTCCACATTTTCCACAAAAAGGTCTAAAGTAGGACATGACGCCTTTGGCAACTATCATAACAGTCTGTAGATAATCGTCTGTTATATAACAGAACATACACAAGTATCAAAGAATAGTGTCATTTTCCTGGAATGCCCTAAAAGCCTGTGTGAATCCTTGATTACACAATAGACTCACCTGATCCAGAGCCAGAGGTCGTCAACTCAATCATATCTCTGATTGTGGCCGTTCCCAGTATCGGGTGTCTCGGTTCGCACAGCGAGTCCTCGGCAGGGAACAGCGGCCTGGAGCCCAGGCCCCTCTTGAGCATCTTGCGGGACCGCTTGGCCCACCAGAAGCTTATGGCGGCGCATATGCCCAGGACCATGAGGCCAATAATCCAGGGCACCACTTGCCATGCCGCCGCGGTCGGCGTTGTGTCTTTTGGGAGAATAAAGTGTTATTCGGGGCTATCACAATGTTCCATAGTGCATGCATGCTCAATTCAATTGAGATTATTGGAACATTTGGATTTATTTTGCGGTATGACATACTAAAAACCAGGTTTTCTTAAAGACGGTGTCGTTTAAAGCAGAAATAAGTAGCAAGTTTATCAAGCAATTGAGTTAATTAGAGTTAAGGTTATGCGAGTCGAGATTTATGCCTACATCAATATTGTTGCTTGTTTAGTCAAAGTTATTTCTTTCGTAAATAATATTAGTGAGCAAAAAGTATCAAGATCATTTTGGTTCCATGGTGATTTTATGGTAAAAGTAGGAACTAGCTGATTGCACGTTAGTCAGAGGGGAAGTCGTTGTTCTAATGCTGCCGGAACGCGACCGTACGAGTAAGTGGCCCGTCTCCGCCGCAATTACTTCGAGTACTCTCGGTCAATGAGATCCTAGGAATATTGTACTATCCTTTTAGGGTTCAAaatcctaataaaaaaatatctttaatcAGTATCAAAAGGAATGAAATAATGATTGTTTGATTTTGTAAGAAAAGAAATTCAGTcctgtttttcaatttttctctaatattaatttgttttatggTGGTCTGCAAAAAGTTTAAGTATACACCTATATAAGTACAATGCCCTATCAACATGATACCtatgtttaattaaaatatgaaaaataatacTTAATCACTAATTAGTTTAGTATCAATTCATATGCATTAATTATTGTAATATACAATGTTATCAGAggttaattattaatttcacaaaCAGCAACTAAATATTACCTACAATAAAGGTTAACCGGAGGTTTCTATTATTAGAATTATTCCTCGGATTAAAATTTAAGATGGATTTTGAACAGTCCCTAATCCTTTAAAAATTAAGAGAGACTTAAATCAGAAACCCAATTTTTAGTACACACtcaaatattttagttaaatatttaaaaagttcaagcaaaagataaaaaaaaatcattacctTTTCTGCACTAGaaagaaattataattattgttgCAATACGTCCAAGCACTCCATGTCGTGAAAattttatcattttataataaatagtataCACAATAATGCCCACCAAAATGCGAAGCACATACAAACAAAACGAAGCAACTATGAACATCATGCACAATAATTTTGAAACCGATTACCATGACCAAAATGTCTTCAGGAATACATATAGATGACTGTTGAGTGCTGTATGTAAGTAATGTACCTGCAGTGGTCCGTTTCTCGAaaagtacaagccttgtattacaagtgtgtttccatgacaatccatacgatttgacagttcgcgcacttgtaatacaaggcttgtacctttcgagaaacgggccccagtcCTATATTTATAAAAGTAGTAAGTCGCCTAAGGTAAACCTGGTGTTTGGTGTTAATACGTCTTTTTAACACAACGTATAAATTAACCCTTAATTGGGCATGAATATTTCAGGATATCaaaattttgacaattttgaaatctgtcaaagacagataaagttATATAGGTTGGGAAATATACTCCTTATGCCCAATCAAGAGTTAAAGCCAACGACGTTGAACGTTATAATACTTTGAGCATAGTGGGTTGCAACAATTGTTGAATGTTCTGTTTAAAGAAGATTTACACCATTTACCTCAGCTGACCTTACTTTTGATGACCTTATCGCGCTAAAGTAGATGACCTACTACCACTGACGCGCTAAAGTAGATGACCTCTCCcgactgattttttttaggACCCCAACAACATTCTATAAGTTAGTGTTGGATACCGGCTTAGAATTATATTTTCAACCATTATGGTATCCGCATATCTAAATCTACACATTTTACGAATATTTAAAAGATTAATCGGTATCTACAGTATTTACGTAGGTATATCATAATAAATGGTTTTTTGATTTCCATTTCTTGGTTTCAGTCTCAGGGAAACTATTTGTTATCTCTATATTATTATAGTCTTCGAGCTCTCGGTCGCTGACTTTCAATAAGATGTTAAGAAATATATTCAATTTATTACCATTCATAAATTACTCTTATTTCACAAATAAGTATCCTTGCCTATGAAAATTAATGAAGACTGAAAAATAAGTATCAGTAACAGCGCGTCTTGAACATTTCCAAGAAATCTGCATCAAGCATTTgcaagttttcatttaatgaaaGATGCACGCAAATGATAATacaagtaggtatgtttatGACAAGGTGCAGTCGAATTTAATCAGCTGCTGAGAATCGTGTACTTTTCGTATCAAAATAGCATGGATCTAGACGCAGCACAAATTGCCATTATTTTCATACGATTCATGAATTACAGATATTTTTATTGCTAATGCTACGGAATTTCCCGACTCAATAATTTAATGGAAAAATTTGATGAAACCCATAACTTGGTAGTAAAAAGTTATTTCGTAAATCAATCTCAGGTTAAACAGAATTAGAGTTATTGGCATGCGATTAGTATAAAAAACATGCTAAAGTAAAGAGAAAGTCCGGCGATGATCACGTTCGTTATGCCCCAGTAATGGTAGCTCGAGACATACCTATGAGGTCGCCTTCGCATTCGAGACGGCGTCGACATCCCTCCATGCCTAGTTATATATGCATcctttaaatataaaacttcaaataaaataGTAACAAAAACCTTTATACCGTCTGAATACGAACTCATTTGGAACGTCCAACGCTTATCATATACAGATTGTACTTAGGTTTTAATTACGATTCAGCATCGTCATTTCATGCGTATTTGAATTTGTTCCGTATCGATTTTGTTCCCAATGATGTAACATTCAGGGACATGGACAAGACAGTACAAGAGCCCTTTTGTACCCATGAGAGCCTACCTGGCTCGTCGCTTCGGTTACAGAGGTCCGTCGAGCAGCAAAATACATCGCCCTTTTGACACCATATAGGCCAGTCCCCGGGCGGGAATACCGATTCCTGCTCCCAACATCTATTCAAATCAATAACATTAGAAACATGTCTAACGGGTGATCAATGCCGGTCGTCTAGAGGAAGAAATTTAGTGTAATTagaacagaaattaaaaaataaaaacaactcTATTAGCCATGCACACTCGCACCGGGGCTGCGGAGGCGCGGCGCTCGTCGACACACCGGCTGCGATTACAATCCGGGGATTACACATTACAATCTACGTCTACTTCCATTTCAGAATTAGACAGATACAAAATCAAGTAGCTGATAAGTGATGACTTGTGGTATCCAAGCGCCCAAAGTCTTATATGTAAATTTAGGTTTGAAGGATTCTTGTATGATAATATTTGTATTACCTTGAacaaatacatttcattttatttatttctcacaTACAAGCTAACAGTGTTTCACCAAAACGCTTATACGTGGTATACAACAAAAGACATGTCATAATTCATCAAGTAACTAGGTTACTAGTCTAGCGCTTAAATCCCGTTAAATTACTTAAATTGCATGAATTCCACAAATAGCACGACTTGGACTATATCACTAAAGGCCAAAAGCGAGCCGTCCGACATATCCAAATTAGGATCGACATATTGGTGTCGGCTCCGATATTATCTATTGAATAGGTATAGGTATCTATATCTAATAGACCTGGTAATTTTACATTGAATTGAATCCCGTATGAGACCTATACGATCAATAAATCCTACCATACGATTACGCTACTATATAGTGTAAACCGATTTTCTTAGcaagttaagaggatacggtagcgaaaatgctaaaatggaaaggagcccccctttcaacttgggaattttagttaaatatacaagtgttattaactaatagatttatcgaaaaaaaattgtccattaagaacaactcagtcaaaacatatttcaaaaaaatctttaaaatcgaggttccgctctcgactctttcctccttcaaaacttattcaatcggaacgaaatttgagaatctgaataacaatgaaataatctatctcggaccgtttagcttttttggttaattgttaccaatcttgagtaacACACCTtcttttgcgccacaatgaaaaaggccgtttttggaaatttt
This genomic stretch from Leguminivora glycinivorella isolate SPB_JAAS2020 chromosome Z, LegGlyc_1.1, whole genome shotgun sequence harbors:
- the LOC125240542 gene encoding TGF-beta receptor type-1 isoform X3; amino-acid sequence: MFQSNNVIMHNYLCRKWFLLLLFVVYRKLDPVEGLKCYCDTTGPSCQNETCETDGFCFASTTLKDGVEKYEYRCWEQESVFPPGDWPIWCQKGDVFCCSTDLCNRSDEPDTTPTAAAWQVVPWIIGLMVLGICAAISFWWAKRSRKMLKRGLGSRPLFPAEDSLCEPRHPILGTATIRDMIELTTSGSGSGLPLLVQRSIARQIQLVDIIGKGRFGEVWRGRWRGENVAVKIFSSREECSWFREAEIYQTVMLRHENILGFIAADNKDNGTWTQLWLITDYHENGSLFDFLTARTIDSATLVKMALSVATGLAHLHMDIVGTKGKPAIAHRDLKSKNILVKSNLTCVIGDLGLAVRHNVSSDSVDVPSTNRVGTKRYMAPEVLDETMDTRQFDPYKRSDVYSFGLVVWEMARRCGALPDEYQPPYHDCVPPDPALEDMRRVVCLERRRPSVPNRWHSDPILSSISKVMKECWYQNPAARLTALRIKKTLANIGAGDLGKM
- the LOC125240542 gene encoding TGF-beta receptor type-1 isoform X1, translated to MFQSNNVIMHNYLCRKWFLLLLFVVYRKLDPVEGLKCYCDTTGPSCQNETCETDGFCFASTTLKDGVEKYEYRCMERKALIPPEHPFGCSTTKAKNESVVIQCCDSRDMCNRDMRPQLQPKPPDTTPTAAAWQVVPWIIGLMVLGICAAISFWWAKRSRKMLKRGLGSRPLFPAEDSLCEPRHPILGTATIRDMIELTTSGSGSGLPLLVQRSIARQIQLVDIIGKGRFGEVWRGRWRGENVAVKIFSSREECSWFREAEIYQTVMLRHENILGFIAADNKDNGTWTQLWLITDYHENGSLFDFLTARTIDSATLVKMALSVATGLAHLHMDIVGTKGKPAIAHRDLKSKNILVKSNLTCVIGDLGLAVRHNVSSDSVDVPSTNRVGTKRYMAPEVLDETMDTRQFDPYKRSDVYSFGLVVWEMARRCGALPDEYQPPYHDCVPPDPALEDMRRVVCLERRRPSVPNRWHSDPILSSISKVMKECWYQNPAARLTALRIKKTLANIGAGDLGKM
- the LOC125240542 gene encoding TGF-beta receptor type-1 isoform X2 gives rise to the protein MFQSNNVIMHNYLCRKWFLLLLFVVYRKLDPVEGLKCYCDTTGPSCQNETCETDGFCFASTTLKDGVEKYEYREVSKSCFNGLPPDDPLPCRSPSNYCCKTDLCNSDEISKERIASQRSAPLTDTTPTAAAWQVVPWIIGLMVLGICAAISFWWAKRSRKMLKRGLGSRPLFPAEDSLCEPRHPILGTATIRDMIELTTSGSGSGLPLLVQRSIARQIQLVDIIGKGRFGEVWRGRWRGENVAVKIFSSREECSWFREAEIYQTVMLRHENILGFIAADNKDNGTWTQLWLITDYHENGSLFDFLTARTIDSATLVKMALSVATGLAHLHMDIVGTKGKPAIAHRDLKSKNILVKSNLTCVIGDLGLAVRHNVSSDSVDVPSTNRVGTKRYMAPEVLDETMDTRQFDPYKRSDVYSFGLVVWEMARRCGALPDEYQPPYHDCVPPDPALEDMRRVVCLERRRPSVPNRWHSDPILSSISKVMKECWYQNPAARLTALRIKKTLANIGAGDLGKM